The sequence caattaaaattcaatatagTGCTATTAACAAAATTCACAAAGTTAGAGGACAACCTGaacaattaacaaaaaaaaaaaaaaagatgtaacaGCTTGCATTATAAAACTCACATAAGCAACTTCCATTGACAATATTCTTTAATGCAACTTGCTATGCATTACAAAACTTAGCAACAGCCATACCGAACAAGCATGAAGCATCACACCACAACACCCCTAGCAGTTTTTGACCAATTGAACCTAGCATCAACGTTACCAAAGCTAAACCCCTTTAGTTTAAGATAAAACAAATATTGTTCCGTTGTTGAACCAGACATTACtgcacttaaaaataaaaatatgagtaACCCACATAGGACCCAGCACAACACCAACCAAAGCCAAaacttcttttctcttctctggTAATCAGCAACCTGAGTACCAAGTTTTATGATTTCATCCTCATCAGATTTCTTGGAATTACCAGATCCTTCTTCATCCTGtacaaagacaaacaaaaacacGATTATGAGCTATCCAATTGACATGAGTATGaaacaatgaaatttatttaactCGATCTTAAAAGTCAAACTTATCAATTTGTTAGATCAATATAATGATATAATGAAATTGGTATTAATAGACTTCACACTTCCTCTAGAAATTTACCGTTGAGGGATCATATATGCATCTAAAGCTGTCATATTCGTTTCTCCATGGTGCataatttcaaaactaaaattaacTCCAACAAATAATTTCGATGGTGATCATATTTAATTTCCCAGATTTTTGAAGTGAATTatagacccaaaaaaattacttaCACAGTAGTTTAAGTACCTAAAAAAAACCTCCTTAATGGATTGTCTGCAATCCATGAAGTGACCATTACTAACACCTTctgatatttttaataaaaacttctGGGATTCAAACTCCCACCCCAATAAgtgaattatcaaaattttttgaaagctAGCTCGTACCTTTCTTTCACTTGCAATCTCATCTATAGAGATAGCTGATGGCATGCTTGTTTCCGAACACTCAGACCCCTCATAATCCTCCACAACCGAAGAGTTTATTGAAAATGATGATAAAGACGAACGATCTCTTGTTATGTCCATATCCACCTCCCAAAGAATCCAATCCTGCGTTGCAGTCCTAGAGGGCAAATCATGTGTGACCGTGTTCCTCCAAGGGGGCGTGCCACCATTACCTCGCAGATAATTCCCACTTTTCGTCCTCAATTTCAAGTAAACACCATCTTTTCTAGGCTCCCACTCGATAGAACTATCATTTTCTGATACTGGCATAGCTTGTAACACTTTGTTACCTGTCATCCCTAGCAAAAATGGTTCGTCTGAGGCCTTGAGGTACTTGCCATGGCAGCTTTTCAAGCGGATAAGGTTGCTGTTTTCTTCCACAAACTCGATGGTCCAAAACGCTCTGTTTGAGGCCCCATTGCTCCTCTGCCGTACTTTTTCTTCGTCGTCTTCAGCTACTAGGTACTTGTTGAAGTGACTTCTGAGTCTTACAGCTGTGGCGTCCTTAAAGAACTCCATGGTGCTTTGTACTTTCTTGGAAGTTGAAAGACAAATGGTACGAGGAACAGAGGAAGTTAATGTAAAATCtgattgcaatttttttttattttatacaaagGGCTAAGTGTTGGCTTGGGTTTAGACTTTGGTTTGATATATCTCTTGGACCTGATTGCAATTTTCAAAGGTTGaggaaatgttaaaaaaaaaaaagaaaaaaaagaaataagtttaCCTGGTTGTCAAGTCTGAGATTAGCTCGCGAAGCTTGAatcagttttttattattattattattatttgtttttccttgttGACCAATGTGAAATGAGCACAAGTTTTCGTACTTCATTTGTGCGTTGAACGGTTAAAAGTCTCCTACGGTAGGCGGAGCCACATAGTGGCTTGGGGGGCCCGGCCccggcaatttttttttttttttttttttttcattagagtaggtagaaaaaaaaaaaaattggggccCCCATATTGGACAGTCGGCCCCCATACCCAACTCAAATATTCTCCTAAGTCCAACTTTAGTTTTAGGCCTTATCACCTTATGTACTCCAAATAAAACAAGCTGACCCGTTCAAGTCcaaacattaaaaacaaaactttactTTCTCTTCACCTCAAAAAATCCACCCACTGACCCACAGAATCCCTTTCTTTActtcttattattttgttttgtcttttttgatACACTTTCATTTGCACCGGTATCGTTGCCCACCTAccagcccccaaaactccagTCCTCTGTACTCACAGttcgaaaataataataataataataatcttgaccaattttttctttcttcatcagctttagttttggaacttggtgacttgtgagttttcttctctttcttaagCATTGGACATTCATCTCTttttagtgtctttttttttttttttttttttttcttaactatcTACACCTAAATATTCACATgctctttatattttcttagatttttagagaaatacatGATTGAAGGCATGAGGAGATTGTTTATGATGGGTCTTGAAGGGAAGATCTAAAGTTGGAGGCAGTCAGGCAGAGGCAATAGGCATTGCCACACGGCTGACCCATCTTTTCACTTTGTGAAGACAAAGTTTCTAaggtaaaattgttttgatttattacCTATTTTTGATTAGTTAGATATCATGTGGCTGTGGATGTGGCCGTGAgtgttgttaaattgtttggttttgtgtaCCAATActtgtgtgtttaattttttttttttgtttgagg is a genomic window of Quercus lobata isolate SW786 chromosome 2, ValleyOak3.0 Primary Assembly, whole genome shotgun sequence containing:
- the LOC115976802 gene encoding uncharacterized protein LOC115976802, whose protein sequence is MEFFKDATAVRLRSHFNKYLVAEDDEEKVRQRSNGASNRAFWTIEFVEENSNLIRLKSCHGKYLKASDEPFLLGMTGNKVLQAMPVSENDSSIEWEPRKDGVYLKLRTKSGNYLRGNGGTPPWRNTVTHDLPSRTATQDWILWEVDMDITRDRSSLSSFSINSSVVEDYEGSECSETSMPSAISIDEIASERKDEEGSGNSKKSDEDEIIKLGTQVADYQRREKKFWLWLVLCWVLCGLLIFLFLSAVMSGSTTEQYLFYLKLKGFSFGNVDARFNWSKTARGVVV